One window of Treponema denticola genomic DNA carries:
- a CDS encoding glycosyltransferase family 2 protein yields the protein MNEYVFSICIPVYNTEQYLPRALDSIVNQTFDAKKIETVIVNDGSPRSAECDQIITEYSNRLSIQYVVKNTNEGLFLARKTAIEKAAARYILFLDADDSLEVQALQILSDNLINEPDYVQFRIYDVIGSEKLLYHSVLEDEKNKTIADVLQNSALHNLVNKCYNARMLKQIYALMSHPYAVYAEDYYQSAVIEYFSNKKIFIDIPFYNYFRHIGITSDNTFKSREKLIRIIESSHNVEKNLVSFFEENGEQQYARYVRDYIRELYINFAYRVHSVCIIMFIIRKLPNEYHAIRLTIFKKFFLHNIKQLIKNILPYGFVRLIIARKNKI from the coding sequence ATGAATGAATATGTGTTTTCGATATGTATTCCTGTTTATAATACGGAACAATATTTGCCTCGTGCATTGGATTCTATAGTAAATCAAACCTTTGATGCAAAAAAAATAGAAACGGTTATTGTAAATGATGGTTCACCTCGTTCGGCGGAGTGCGATCAAATAATAACAGAATATTCAAACCGCTTATCAATACAATATGTCGTGAAAAATACAAACGAAGGGCTCTTTTTAGCCCGCAAAACTGCTATTGAGAAAGCGGCGGCAAGATATATTTTATTTTTGGATGCCGATGATTCATTAGAAGTCCAGGCTTTGCAAATTTTGTCTGATAATCTTATTAATGAGCCGGATTATGTACAGTTTAGAATATATGATGTAATTGGCAGTGAAAAATTGCTGTATCATTCAGTTCTGGAAGATGAAAAGAATAAGACGATCGCTGATGTTTTGCAAAATAGTGCTCTACATAATCTTGTCAATAAATGTTATAACGCTCGAATGTTGAAGCAAATTTATGCATTAATGTCTCATCCTTATGCAGTCTATGCTGAAGATTATTATCAATCAGCTGTTATAGAATATTTTTCAAATAAAAAAATATTTATTGATATTCCGTTTTATAATTATTTTCGGCATATCGGTATTACATCGGATAATACTTTTAAAAGTCGAGAAAAATTAATTCGAATTATTGAAAGTTCTCATAATGTTGAAAAAAATCTGGTTTCATTCTTTGAAGAGAATGGTGAACAACAATATGCGCGGTATGTAAGAGACTATATTAGAGAGCTCTATATTAATTTTGCTTATAGAGTTCATTCAGTATGTATTATTATGTTTATAATAAGAAAACTGCCTAATGAATATCATGCTATTAGATTAACGATATTCAAGAAGTTTTTTTTGCATAATATTAAACAGCTTATCAAGAATATATTACCATATGGATTTGTGCGTTTAATAATTGCACGGAAGAATAAGATATAG
- a CDS encoding glycosyltransferase, which produces MNNSKKIKLLFITYTHSNGGGAEKVLTTLVNNLNAEKYEIAIQEIVGFYVKQEPISSNIKLLTPLIDGTHESRFNKHFTQYCIEKYPVLIRAIKSFDEYDIVITWNYQMPSFMIQAFPDKKTISWFHTDIYDLSPKLMSLNDKYNLKLQDSAWNYADRIVTISNKSLQSLKDIFPQYLNKTKIIYNAFDIENAKIQASKVNIDECVRYTCPILACVGRLEKRKNFSLVIQAAAKLQKENVCCHVLIIGDGEERGDLIHLVNELRMTEVVSFLGYKQNPLPYIQRADILCLSSFAEGFPTVVLESMALEKPFVTTPVAGASEELADDGNCGLVADWNADDYAKKIKTLLTDKELYDRMSTNCVEKVKEFSVENTVRQFDNLITSLPEKKETDYQHIDKTAAIKKIRSAYIWCSDFAMQRLRFSINTFFVKPTIRNFVLVGYYLLRLLFYIPALPIRFFTQPALLWQPKELSEG; this is translated from the coding sequence ATGAATAACTCAAAGAAAATCAAACTCCTTTTTATTACATACACACATTCAAACGGCGGTGGTGCCGAGAAAGTTTTAACAACGCTTGTTAATAATTTGAATGCGGAAAAATATGAAATAGCTATACAGGAAATAGTCGGTTTTTATGTAAAACAAGAGCCTATTAGCAGTAATATTAAATTGCTTACGCCGCTTATAGATGGCACGCATGAGTCCCGTTTTAATAAACACTTTACTCAGTATTGTATTGAAAAATATCCCGTTTTAATACGTGCAATAAAGAGTTTCGATGAGTATGATATTGTTATTACATGGAATTACCAAATGCCTTCATTTATGATTCAGGCATTTCCTGATAAGAAGACGATAAGTTGGTTTCATACTGATATTTACGATTTGTCTCCAAAACTCATGTCTTTGAATGATAAATATAATTTAAAACTGCAAGATAGTGCATGGAACTATGCTGATAGGATAGTTACAATATCGAATAAATCATTACAATCATTAAAAGATATATTCCCTCAATATTTGAATAAAACAAAAATAATTTATAATGCATTTGATATAGAAAATGCAAAAATACAGGCATCAAAAGTAAACATCGATGAATGTGTGCGGTATACCTGTCCAATTTTGGCTTGCGTAGGGCGATTAGAAAAGCGTAAAAATTTCTCTCTTGTTATACAAGCTGCCGCAAAATTACAAAAAGAAAATGTATGTTGTCATGTGCTTATTATAGGAGATGGAGAAGAAAGAGGAGACTTAATACATTTAGTAAATGAGTTGCGTATGACGGAAGTTGTATCTTTTTTGGGCTACAAACAAAATCCTCTACCATATATACAGCGTGCGGATATTCTTTGCCTATCATCATTCGCGGAAGGATTTCCCACCGTTGTATTGGAATCTATGGCTTTAGAGAAACCATTTGTAACTACACCTGTTGCGGGTGCGTCCGAAGAATTGGCCGACGACGGAAATTGCGGCTTAGTAGCGGATTGGAATGCCGACGATTATGCAAAAAAAATAAAAACTTTACTAACCGATAAAGAACTATACGATAGGATGTCTACAAATTGTGTTGAAAAAGTCAAAGAGTTTTCTGTAGAGAATACAGTGCGGCAGTTTGATAATCTTATTACTTCTTTACCGGAAAAAAAGGAAACGGATTATCAGCATATTGATAAAACAGCAGCTATAAAAAAAATCCGTTCTGCTTATATCTGGTGTTCTGATTTTGCCATGCAGAGGTTACGATTTTCGATAAATACTTTTTTTGTAAAACCCACTATAAGGAATTTCGTTTTGGTCGGATACTATTTGCTCAGATTATTATTCTATATTCCTGCATTACCGATCCGTTTTTTTACACAACCGGCTCTCTTGTGGCAGCCGAAAGAACTATCAGAAGGCTAA